From the genome of Nitrospirota bacterium, one region includes:
- a CDS encoding DUF2231 domain-containing protein, whose product MALIPDLDFSKSAYHVHWHVLITHFPISFYVAAFGFQILHLFTKPDCFEEATNVALIAGTVVMIPTTVSGWRTWKTRYQGACVPLFQRKIVIAFIMLGLSLALSVWRVVSLDDFINTRTSTAHWVYLIGNILLMAGASVEGYYGGRLNHP is encoded by the coding sequence ATGGCTCTGATTCCGGACCTGGATTTTTCGAAATCTGCGTATCATGTGCATTGGCATGTTCTGATTACTCATTTCCCGATATCGTTCTACGTTGCTGCCTTCGGCTTTCAGATACTGCATCTTTTCACCAAGCCGGATTGTTTTGAAGAGGCTACCAATGTAGCGCTGATTGCCGGAACCGTTGTGATGATACCCACCACCGTGAGCGGCTGGCGGACCTGGAAGACCCGCTACCAGGGCGCTTGCGTTCCGCTCTTTCAACGGAAGATCGTGATCGCCTTCATTATGCTGGGCCTGAGCTTGGCCCTGTCGGTCTGGCGCGTGGTCTCCCTTGATGACTTCATAAACACCCGCACTAGTACGGCGCATTGGGTGTACCTCATCGGCAATATACTTTTGATGGCGGGAGCTTCTGTAGAAGGGTATTATGGAGGGCGGCTCAACCACCCGTGA
- a CDS encoding c(7)-type cytochrome triheme domain-containing protein, with protein sequence MRWLVLVSMSLLIFGCSPAKVEHAATAEAEKEPEKVVTRDEAIKSLPCFQCHAYEKFSAPPRKGVFSHRLHLDSGYHCNQCHDFQGHQHITVRRDVCGNCHSIKAIAFNKTAFPSRFNHESHAKTFSCRECHPGVFLMKTGAAEVTMKDIYNGAYCGACHDGKKAFSANECDKCHAVKGFNKELTYKVEGIGDVAFSHKFHTSAFGCSDCHPKLFEMKKTQGRMKMEPMEKGKLCGACHNNQIAFPVSDCARCHKS encoded by the coding sequence ATGAGATGGCTGGTGCTGGTCTCGATGAGTCTGCTGATATTCGGCTGCTCCCCGGCGAAGGTGGAGCACGCGGCAACGGCGGAGGCCGAGAAGGAGCCCGAGAAGGTCGTTACCCGCGATGAGGCGATCAAGAGCCTGCCGTGCTTCCAGTGCCATGCCTACGAGAAGTTTTCGGCCCCGCCGCGGAAAGGGGTCTTCTCGCACCGGCTGCATCTCGATTCGGGGTACCACTGCAACCAGTGCCACGACTTCCAGGGGCACCAGCATATAACGGTGCGGAGAGACGTCTGCGGCAATTGCCATAGCATCAAGGCGATCGCCTTCAACAAGACGGCGTTCCCCTCGCGCTTTAACCACGAGTCTCACGCAAAGACGTTCAGCTGCCGCGAGTGCCATCCCGGCGTCTTCCTCATGAAGACGGGAGCTGCCGAGGTCACGATGAAGGACATCTACAACGGCGCTTACTGCGGCGCCTGCCACGACGGCAAGAAGGCCTTTTCCGCCAATGAGTGCGATAAGTGCCACGCCGTGAAGGGGTTCAACAAGGAGCTGACGTACAAGGTCGAGGGCATCGGCGACGTCGCATTCAGCCATAAGTTCCATACCAGTGCGTTCGGCTGCAGCGACTGTCATCCGAAGCTCTTCGAGATGAAGAAGACCCAGGGCAGGATGAAGATGGAGCCCATGGAGAAAGGGAAGCTCTGCGGCGCCTGCCACAATAACCAGATCGCCTTCCCAGTCTCCGATTGCGCCCGATGCCATAAGAGTTGA
- a CDS encoding PAS domain-containing sensor histidine kinase → MGGSPSACAELMEALMRGIPDFIYFKDLQCRFVAVSNTCAVYASTSIDDMIGKTDSDFLPPDQAEALLLEDKRIMDTGIPVKDKIERRTCPQGKELWLSVTKVPWRDARGETVGIMGVCRDVTERIERERHILDMLSIASHDIRGPLVAIGSTIKLLTRGAFGTIDESVKVTLSDISARIHHLEKIVSEYLCRSSIMNAKMPEKEYLDLRQDIIDPLLDEFASEIEENRIRIDNSLGAIPGNRIIIKANAHWVRIVYRNLIRNAIRYAVSGYIAFGFEDRGDHYRLNVYNSGPPVSDENRTRIFERFESKDSTGLGLTISRDLIAKHGGDMWCENTWDNHPNFIFTIPK, encoded by the coding sequence GTGGGGGGAAGTCCGAGTGCATGCGCCGAGCTGATGGAAGCGCTCATGCGCGGCATTCCCGATTTCATCTATTTCAAAGACCTGCAGTGCAGGTTCGTTGCCGTCAGCAATACGTGCGCTGTCTATGCCAGCACGTCAATCGACGATATGATCGGCAAGACGGACTCCGACTTCCTGCCGCCCGACCAGGCCGAAGCGCTGCTGCTCGAAGACAAGAGGATCATGGATACCGGCATCCCGGTCAAAGACAAGATAGAGCGGAGGACCTGCCCTCAGGGGAAAGAGCTGTGGCTCTCGGTCACGAAAGTCCCCTGGAGGGATGCGCGAGGCGAAACGGTCGGCATCATGGGGGTCTGCCGGGACGTGACCGAACGCATCGAGCGGGAGCGGCACATCCTCGATATGCTGAGCATCGCCTCGCACGATATCCGCGGGCCGCTCGTCGCGATCGGGAGCACGATAAAGCTCCTCACCCGCGGCGCGTTCGGCACGATCGACGAGAGTGTCAAAGTCACCCTTTCGGATATTTCCGCCAGGATACACCACCTCGAGAAGATCGTCAGCGAATACCTCTGCCGGTCATCCATCATGAACGCGAAGATGCCGGAAAAGGAGTACCTCGACCTCCGGCAGGACATCATCGATCCGCTCCTCGACGAATTCGCTTCGGAGATCGAAGAGAACAGGATCAGGATCGACAACAGCCTGGGAGCGATTCCGGGCAACAGGATCATCATAAAAGCGAACGCCCACTGGGTCCGCATCGTCTACCGCAACCTGATCCGCAACGCCATACGCTATGCGGTTTCGGGCTATATCGCCTTCGGGTTCGAAGACAGGGGCGATCACTACCGGCTCAATGTCTACAACAGCGGGCCCCCGGTGTCGGATGAAAACCGCACCCGGATATTCGAGCGCTTCGAGAGCAAGGACAGCACCGGCCTCGGCCTCACGATCAGCCGCGATCTCATAGCAAAGCACGGGGGAGACATGTGGTGCGAGAACACATGGGATAACCACCCGAACTTCATCTTCACGATTCCGAAATAA
- a CDS encoding cytochrome b/b6 domain-containing protein, protein MSREIPKEYLRFNLTERIQHVIMFVTFLLLTFTGWALKYPEQTVEHSSWLVQIWGGAKNAGIVHRAAGITMLLDFVWHVAYLAYMLGTGKMKLRWNTTIIPTPKDVTDAVQNILYFVGLSKTKPKFGRFSYIHKFDYWAVFWGMGIIGLSGLFLAFPVWASTFFPAWSANWIWDVLSIMHSDEALLAIVFILFWHFYNEHLRYNKFPMSMTWITGKIPIEDMKHEHPLEYEIEFGDGKGVNK, encoded by the coding sequence ATGAGTAGAGAGATCCCGAAGGAGTACCTTCGTTTCAACCTGACCGAAAGAATACAGCACGTGATCATGTTCGTCACCTTCCTCCTGCTCACCTTTACCGGATGGGCGCTGAAATATCCCGAGCAGACGGTCGAGCACTCGAGCTGGCTGGTGCAGATATGGGGCGGCGCGAAGAACGCCGGCATCGTCCATCGCGCAGCGGGCATCACCATGCTGCTCGACTTCGTCTGGCATGTGGCGTATCTCGCCTATATGCTCGGCACGGGCAAGATGAAGCTGCGCTGGAATACCACCATCATCCCGACGCCGAAGGATGTGACCGATGCGGTCCAGAACATCCTCTATTTCGTCGGCCTGAGCAAGACGAAGCCGAAGTTCGGCAGGTTCAGCTATATCCACAAGTTCGACTACTGGGCGGTCTTCTGGGGCATGGGGATCATCGGGCTGTCGGGGCTCTTCCTCGCCTTTCCCGTATGGGCGTCCACCTTCTTCCCGGCATGGAGCGCCAACTGGATATGGGATGTGCTCTCGATCATGCACAGCGACGAGGCCCTGCTGGCGATCGTCTTCATCCTCTTCTGGCACTTCTACAACGAGCACCTGCGCTACAACAAGTTCCCCATGAGCATGACCTGGATTACCGGGAAGATCCCGATCGAGGATATGAAACACGAGCATCCCCTGGAGTATGAGATCGAGTTCGGGGATGGCAAAGGGGTCAATAAATGA
- a CDS encoding cytochrome c3 family protein, whose translation MRRFLAVVFLLFPLLCLSGAAYADTFACLACHSAMKGKVRTEKGALVDVNVDGNRYASSVHGSLDCVACHKQFSANPHAPVQAGGVPGAVGALASRLTQKAKADPVAQAACADCHSDIYKAWQNSAHGRNIIDKKQADGPLCTDCHGSPHYITPKGTATSPVSYKNIVETCGTCHEQESLAKKYNFSTHILESYYASFHGKKYVIGHQNAPTCVSCHGAHEVMEWDHPKSPVAWENRTTTCGTCHPGATKKFVTAISHQPLGKDNPIPYYFEKGLIVLLLGVFTFITGHVVLEAYSEIRDKVFRKGKEDRHE comes from the coding sequence ATGAGAAGGTTTCTGGCGGTAGTATTCTTATTGTTTCCGCTGCTGTGCCTCTCCGGTGCGGCATACGCCGATACCTTTGCCTGCCTTGCCTGCCATAGCGCGATGAAGGGCAAGGTCAGGACAGAGAAGGGAGCCCTTGTCGACGTCAATGTAGACGGAAACCGGTATGCGAGCTCGGTGCATGGGAGCCTCGATTGCGTCGCCTGCCACAAACAGTTCAGCGCGAACCCGCATGCCCCGGTCCAGGCAGGCGGGGTTCCCGGCGCCGTCGGGGCGCTGGCGAGCAGGCTCACCCAGAAGGCGAAGGCCGATCCCGTCGCCCAGGCTGCATGCGCCGATTGCCACAGCGATATCTACAAGGCGTGGCAGAACAGCGCTCACGGCAGGAATATCATCGATAAGAAGCAGGCGGACGGTCCGCTCTGTACCGACTGCCACGGCTCGCCGCACTATATCACTCCCAAGGGCACGGCGACCTCGCCGGTGAGCTACAAGAACATCGTGGAGACCTGCGGCACATGCCACGAGCAGGAGTCGCTCGCCAAAAAATACAACTTCAGCACGCATATTCTCGAAAGCTATTATGCGAGCTTCCACGGGAAGAAATATGTCATCGGCCACCAGAATGCCCCCACCTGCGTCAGCTGCCACGGCGCCCATGAAGTGATGGAATGGGATCACCCGAAGTCGCCGGTGGCCTGGGAGAACAGGACCACGACCTGCGGCACATGCCATCCCGGCGCAACGAAGAAGTTCGTCACCGCCATAAGCCATCAGCCGCTCGGAAAGGACAATCCCATCCCCTACTACTTCGAGAAGGGGCTTATCGTGCTCCTGCTGGGAGTCTTCACCTTCATAACGGGGCACGTCGTCCTCGAGGCATATTCGGAGATCAGGGATAAAGTTTTCAGGAAGGGCAAGGAGGACCGCCATGAGTAG